The genomic region CTTGGCAGCGTTCGACAACAGATTGCCGAGTATCTGCAGGAAGCGGCTTTCATCGACTTCAATCTCTGCAGACTTCGGTTGGGCGCCGATGACAAAGTTCACGCCGTAACTCGACTCCAGACCACGGTGTTGTTGTATCGCTTTCTCCAGCAGCGATGCCACCGACAGCAGTTGCCAGTCGAACACCATTTTACCGGCCGCCATCTTGTCCATGTCGAGCAAGTCATTGATCAAGCGCGTCAGGCGCTGACTGTTGCTTTTGGCAATGCGCACCATTTGCGAGGCTTTGTCATCGAGCGGGCCGAGTGCGCCGGAGCCGATCAGACTCAAGGCGCCGATGATTGAGGTCAGTGGCGTGCGCAATTCATGGTTAACGGTCGAGAGAAATTCGGTCTTCATTTTTTCAATGCGCTTGCGCTCGTTGATATCACGAATCATGCCGATGAACACCGGCTTGCCGCCGCGGGTGATCTGGGAAACCGAAAGCTCGACCGGAAACACCTCGCCATTACGGTGGCGGGCGTGCACTTCCCGGACTCGACCAATGATTCTCCGTTCACCGGTTTTGAGGTAACGCGCAATATGCCCATCATGTTCGGAATGATATGGCTCCGGCATCAGCACATTGACGTTCTGACCAATCATTTCCTCACTGCGATAGCCAAACAGCTTTTCCGCGGAATGATTGAACGAACTGACAATGCCCGAAGCATCGATGGTGATGATGCCGTCGAGTACATTATTGATGATGGCCTGGGTGTGTTCATGCTGTTCGTGCGCCTGTTGTTCGGCAATTTTTCGCCCGGTGATGTCGCGTACGGTCATCTGCCATGCCGTTTGTTCACCAAGACGAAACGCCGACAATTGCACTTCGGCCGGAAACAGGCTGCCGTCCCCGCGCTTGAACCACCAGTCAAAACGTGCCTGTTGATCACGCGTTGCCAATTCAAAGGCTTGTCGCATTTGCTGACGGGCATCACGGCCGTCGGGCTGAATGTCCGGTGACAGCGAATCGATGGTGGTCGGCATTTGCGCCAACTCGTCATAACGAAACATGGTTAACGTGCACGGATTGCAATCGAGAATCTGATTGTTGGTGCACAGTAGAATGGCATCGTTGGCGCGCTCGAACAGAGTACGAAACTTCGCTTCGTTTTCCTCCAGTGCCTGTTGCGCCAGACAGTAATCGGTAACATCGATGACGACGCCATTCCACAATCCCGCGCCGTCTTCGACCGGGGTCGGTGTCGAGGCAATGCGGAAATAGCGAATCTCACCATTGATGACAAAGCGACCTTGCCAGCGAAAATCGGTCATGTTGTCGCGTGCGTAATCATTCGCGGCGATCAGCGAAGGCAAATCGTCCGGGTGGGCGGGCTTGAACGCATTGATGGCATTTTCAAACACGGCTTTTTCGGTTACGCCAAGCATCTGGCAGAAGCGTTGGCTGACGTAGGTAAACTCAATTCGTCCATCTTTCCTGAGTAAAACACTGTAGGTGCCAATCGGAATGCGCGCCGTCAACTCATCGTATTGCGCTTTGCTTTCGAGTAGCGCACGCTGGGCATTCAATTGTTCGGTGATGTCCTGGGCGATGCCAAGATAACCGATGATGCGTTGTTGTTCATCGCGCATCGCGGTAACCACCAGTGATACCTGCACCGATTCGCCATTCTTGCGCAGGTAGGTCCATTGCCGCTTTTCGGCACCGCGCCGTTCTGCCATTTCGACAAATACCCGAAAACCATCGACCGGTTTGTCGAGTTCCTGGCTCAAGTGTTCGCCACGGGTGCGCACTTCGTTGGCGTCATGGAAAATTGCCGGTGTCGCGACGCCAACCAGTTCACTGGCGCGGTAGCCAAGCAAACGCTCAGCACCGCGATTGAACACGGTGATCAAACCGTCCGGATCGGTGGCGATAATCGACACTTCCGATGCGGCAGACAGTACGTTGCGTAGCAACGCTGTTGTGCGCTCCAGTTCACTCTGGGTTTGTTTGCGTTCGGTGACGTCCTGAAAGGTGCCGTAGAGTCGCTCGGGCTTGTCGTCTTTCATGACTACTTCGCCGACCGCACGCACCCAGATTTGTCGACCGCGGGCGGTAACCATCGGCAACTCAAGATCCCAACCCCGGCCTGTGGTCATCGCCTGCTTGACGGCCTGTTCGATTTTGCTGCGCGCTTCCGGCGCATAAAATGCGATGGCCTGATCGAGTTTTGGTTCGAATGATTCGTCGACTTCATGAATGCGTTTGGTTTGCCGGGTCCATTCCAGTTTCATCGTGTTCAGATCGAGCTCCCAACCACCAACATTGGCGACATGGCCGGTGCGCTCGAGTATCGATTCGTTGTGCCAGCGTTCTTCACGCACCAACTCGACTTGGACCAGATCGGCCATTGAGCCAACGAACAATTGCTCATCATATTCCCAGAAGCGCGGCTCGTTGATGTGTTCAACACAAATGACACCGACGGTTTCGCCGTTGTGAATGATGGCGGCATCGAGCAGGGCAAAAATATTCAGTGGCGTAAAATAGATATCGGTGAACTCAGCCGTGCGGGCGTCGCTGCGCGCTTCATGTGCGGCGATATAGCGTTCGTTCAACAGTGCCCGCTGGTATCGTGGTGTCAGAGCCATGTCCAGTTCCAGTCCGCGGGTATAGTGTTCCTTGCTGCGTTCGTACATCACTTCGCAGTTCAATCGTTGCTTGTCCTTGCTGAAAAACCAGATGCTGACCCGTTCGACGTTCAGCACATCGGCAATCACTGAAACGATGCGCTGCATGACCTGTTCGCGGCTGCGCCGGATGCTGGTCAGTTCCCGGTGCATCGCTACCAGCACGCTGTTATGGTGACGCAGGCGCTGGTGAATCTGCTTTTTGACGCTGATGTCTCTATGCAGTGCAAAAAAATGGCTGAGCGAGCCATTATCGTCGAACAAGGGCTTGCATTCGATGGCGTGCCAGTGGCGCTGTTTGTCCTTGTTGTACAGCAACACTTCGACGGTGTAACCGCGTTGGGCCAGTAAGCCCTGTTGCATGGTTTTCAGCGTATCCGGGTCGGTTTCCGGGCCCTGCAACAAACCGATGACCGTTTGATCCATGAGTTCCCGGCGTTGAAAACCGCTGGCTGATTCGAACGCGCTGTTCACCCAGACAATATGACCGTGGGCATCGGTCAGCAACATCGGTTGTTCGCTGCGTTGGGTAATTTGCGCCAGCAGGGCATCGGAGATAGTCAAGCTTTGCAAATGCCTTTCCTGGCTTTGCGCCGACGTTTTTACCGGACTCAGCGCCAACAGTGCCACGCAGCCAGCGGCCAGCACGCAAAGCACCAGAAACGTCACCGTGCGCAGGCCGGCACTGGCCGCCATCTGTTCCTGCTGACCGAACAGCAAAACCAGTGCGATGGCGAGCAACAGGATCAGCAGCGCCAGCAACCAGCGTTTGCCAAATCCGGAAGGCGGTTTCATCGTGACAGCCTCGGCGGAAAGCGTTGTGCCGCGATCATGGCAATCGCTGCCAAATCT from Permianibacter aggregans harbors:
- a CDS encoding PAS domain S-box protein, which codes for MKPPSGFGKRWLLALLILLLAIALVLLFGQQEQMAASAGLRTVTFLVLCVLAAGCVALLALSPVKTSAQSQERHLQSLTISDALLAQITQRSEQPMLLTDAHGHIVWVNSAFESASGFQRRELMDQTVIGLLQGPETDPDTLKTMQQGLLAQRGYTVEVLLYNKDKQRHWHAIECKPLFDDNGSLSHFFALHRDISVKKQIHQRLRHHNSVLVAMHRELTSIRRSREQVMQRIVSVIADVLNVERVSIWFFSKDKQRLNCEVMYERSKEHYTRGLELDMALTPRYQRALLNERYIAAHEARSDARTAEFTDIYFTPLNIFALLDAAIIHNGETVGVICVEHINEPRFWEYDEQLFVGSMADLVQVELVREERWHNESILERTGHVANVGGWELDLNTMKLEWTRQTKRIHEVDESFEPKLDQAIAFYAPEARSKIEQAVKQAMTTGRGWDLELPMVTARGRQIWVRAVGEVVMKDDKPERLYGTFQDVTERKQTQSELERTTALLRNVLSAASEVSIIATDPDGLITVFNRGAERLLGYRASELVGVATPAIFHDANEVRTRGEHLSQELDKPVDGFRVFVEMAERRGAEKRQWTYLRKNGESVQVSLVVTAMRDEQQRIIGYLGIAQDITEQLNAQRALLESKAQYDELTARIPIGTYSVLLRKDGRIEFTYVSQRFCQMLGVTEKAVFENAINAFKPAHPDDLPSLIAANDYARDNMTDFRWQGRFVINGEIRYFRIASTPTPVEDGAGLWNGVVIDVTDYCLAQQALEENEAKFRTLFERANDAILLCTNNQILDCNPCTLTMFRYDELAQMPTTIDSLSPDIQPDGRDARQQMRQAFELATRDQQARFDWWFKRGDGSLFPAEVQLSAFRLGEQTAWQMTVRDITGRKIAEQQAHEQHEHTQAIINNVLDGIITIDASGIVSSFNHSAEKLFGYRSEEMIGQNVNVLMPEPYHSEHDGHIARYLKTGERRIIGRVREVHARHRNGEVFPVELSVSQITRGGKPVFIGMIRDINERKRIEKMKTEFLSTVNHELRTPLTSIIGALSLIGSGALGPLDDKASQMVRIAKSNSQRLTRLINDLLDMDKMAAGKMVFDWQLLSVASLLEKAIQQHRGLESSYGVNFVIGAQPKSAEIEVDESRFLQILGNLLSNAAKFSPSGADIEIDSHLQGKEICISVRDSGPGIAEDFHSRIFQKFSQADSSDSRRKGGTGLGLAISKELTESMGGRIGFESEPGQGVRFFVCFPLKSPVATKSLH